One window of Sphingobacteriaceae bacterium genomic DNA carries:
- a CDS encoding NAD-dependent epimerase/dehydratase family protein: MDARRCLVTGGAGFVGSWWVRHLLAAGHRVTVLDNFITGQRMNVPREVRLVEGDVTDTILVDRWIRRADTVFHMASLGSRYTAHDPLTGLTGNVLGSLSTVAACAYHNKELVLVSSAGVYGRAAGGPVREHDEVRLPNPVTGPWLYSLAKLFDESLVQAWRTEVDLKVKIVRLFSCIGPRQARAYQRIVPRLVLAALQGKPLKIPGDGNDRLSFIFIKDAVAGIDLVWRRGAVGEPYNLGGTEEITIRSLAERILQLTGSRSPIRLLKTEQPPPYPPAPDMSRLAGLGYRPRYSLDDALRAIIAYYRGAR; this comes from the coding sequence ATGGATGCCCGGCGTTGCCTGGTTACGGGCGGAGCCGGTTTTGTCGGTTCCTGGTGGGTACGGCACCTGCTGGCTGCCGGGCATCGGGTTACCGTTCTGGACAACTTCATCACCGGCCAGCGCATGAACGTTCCCCGGGAAGTCCGGCTGGTGGAGGGGGATGTGACCGACACCATCCTGGTGGACCGCTGGATCCGCCGGGCCGACACCGTATTCCACATGGCCTCCCTGGGCAGCCGCTACACCGCCCACGACCCCCTCACAGGCCTGACGGGCAACGTGCTGGGCTCCCTGAGCACCGTGGCCGCCTGCGCCTACCACAACAAGGAACTGGTCCTGGTTTCGTCGGCGGGGGTGTACGGCAGGGCCGCCGGCGGCCCCGTGCGGGAGCACGACGAAGTCCGGCTGCCCAACCCCGTCACCGGCCCGTGGCTGTACAGCCTGGCCAAGCTGTTCGACGAAAGCCTGGTCCAGGCTTGGCGCACCGAGGTCGACCTTAAGGTGAAGATCGTCCGGCTCTTCTCATGCATCGGCCCCCGCCAGGCCCGGGCCTACCAGCGCATCGTGCCCCGGCTGGTGCTGGCCGCCCTCCAGGGGAAGCCCCTGAAAATTCCCGGCGACGGCAACGACCGCCTCAGCTTCATCTTCATCAAGGATGCCGTGGCCGGCATCGACTTGGTGTGGCGCCGGGGCGCCGTGGGCGAGCCTTACAACCTGGGCGGCACCGAGGAAATAACCATCCGGAGCCTGGCGGAGCGCATCCTCCAGTTGACGGGGTCCCGCTCCCCCATCCGCCTGCTCAAGACGGAGCAGCCCCCGCCCTACCCGCCGGCCCCCGACATGAGCCGCCTGGCCGGCTTGGGCTACCGCCCCCGCTACAGCCTGGACGATGCCCTGCGGGCCATCATCGCCTACTACCGCGGGGCCCGCTGA